In Streptomyces durocortorensis, a genomic segment contains:
- a CDS encoding Gfo/Idh/MocA family protein — MNDDARPAPEPQALPPHSGAADEANRQDPSRRSVLWTTAGVAGAGLGLGALGAGTASAADAVTPEAVAAAPARQGRTMAGVPFERRSVIRVGIIGLGNRGNSMIDLFLAVPGVRVVAVCDPVREKAEKAAAKVTSAGQPAPAVYTKDEHDYENLCRRGDIDFVYVVTPWELHFPMAKAAMLNGKHVGVECPIAMSLGELWQLVDLSERTRRHCMQLENCCYGKNETRVLRMAHAGLFGDLLHGAGAYNHDLRELMFDPDYYEGPWRRLWHTRLLGDLYPNHGFGPVANYMDLNRGDRAVSITSIGTPALGLAEYRKEHMPPGDPSWKESYIGADRTISLVQTAKGRVIRLEHDVSTPHPYSRINSLGGTRGVFEDYPSRIYLEPTNTNHRWDDFTKYAEWDHWLWKEHANPPGGHGGMDYIMVFRLMQCMRLGLVPDFDVYDAALWTAPVPLSHLSVKAKGVPLPIPDFTRGEWKRARSGVDSEKPAE; from the coding sequence ATGAACGACGACGCCCGGCCCGCACCGGAACCGCAGGCCCTCCCCCCGCACAGCGGTGCGGCCGACGAGGCGAACCGGCAGGACCCCAGCCGCCGTTCGGTGCTGTGGACCACGGCGGGCGTGGCAGGCGCCGGACTCGGTCTCGGCGCTCTGGGCGCGGGCACCGCGTCGGCCGCCGATGCGGTCACCCCGGAGGCGGTCGCCGCCGCCCCCGCCCGGCAGGGCCGCACCATGGCGGGGGTGCCCTTCGAGCGGCGGTCGGTGATCCGGGTCGGCATCATCGGCCTCGGCAACCGCGGGAACAGCATGATCGACCTCTTCCTCGCCGTCCCGGGCGTCCGGGTGGTGGCGGTGTGCGACCCGGTCCGGGAGAAGGCGGAGAAAGCCGCCGCCAAGGTGACGTCCGCCGGTCAGCCGGCCCCGGCCGTCTACACCAAGGACGAGCACGACTACGAGAACCTCTGTCGGCGCGGGGACATCGACTTCGTCTATGTCGTGACGCCCTGGGAGCTGCACTTCCCCATGGCGAAGGCGGCGATGCTGAACGGGAAGCACGTCGGCGTCGAGTGCCCGATCGCGATGAGCCTGGGCGAACTGTGGCAGCTCGTGGACCTCTCCGAGCGCACCCGGCGGCACTGCATGCAGTTGGAGAACTGCTGTTACGGCAAGAACGAGACGCGGGTGCTCCGGATGGCGCACGCGGGTCTCTTCGGCGATCTGCTGCACGGCGCGGGCGCCTACAACCACGATCTGCGCGAGCTGATGTTCGACCCCGACTACTACGAGGGTCCGTGGCGGCGGCTGTGGCACACCCGGCTGCTTGGCGACCTCTACCCGAATCACGGGTTCGGGCCGGTCGCCAACTACATGGACCTCAACCGGGGCGACCGGGCCGTGAGCATCACCAGCATCGGCACGCCCGCGCTGGGGCTCGCGGAGTACCGCAAGGAGCACATGCCGCCGGGCGACCCGAGCTGGAAGGAGTCGTACATCGGGGCCGACCGGACGATCAGCCTCGTGCAGACCGCCAAGGGCCGGGTGATCCGCCTGGAGCACGACGTGTCGACGCCTCACCCGTACTCGCGGATCAACAGCCTCGGCGGTACGCGGGGCGTGTTCGAGGACTACCCGTCGCGGATCTATCTGGAGCCCACGAACACGAACCACCGGTGGGACGACTTCACGAAGTACGCCGAGTGGGACCACTGGCTGTGGAAGGAGCACGCCAATCCGCCGGGCGGCCACGGCGGCATGGACTACATCATGGTGTTCCGGCTGATGCAGTGCATGCGGCTCGGCCTGGTACCCGACTTCGACGTGTACGACGCGGCCCTCTGGACGGCCCCCGTGCCGCTGAGCCATCTGTCCGTCAAGGCCAAGGGCGTACCACTGCCGATACCGGACTTCACCCGGGGCGAGTGGAAGCGGGCCCGGTCCGGAGTGGACTCCGAGAAGCCCGCGGAGTAG
- a CDS encoding MarR family winged helix-turn-helix transcriptional regulator yields the protein MDAPDSPGSADASPGSSGGRPDLPGSHDTDGMLAEQLLRLTRRLHRIQSRQLEPIGITPAQFRLLRTVAQYDAAPRMADLAQRLDVVPRAVTTLVDALEASGRVRRAPDPDSRRVVRVEITDEGRATLRSLRSARRAAAEEILAPLTADQREVLGGLLSALVDGMPSRPC from the coding sequence ATGGACGCCCCAGATTCCCCCGGTTCCGCCGACGCCTCTCCCGGCTCCTCCGGCGGCCGCCCCGACCTGCCCGGCTCTCACGACACCGACGGCATGCTCGCCGAGCAGCTGCTGCGGCTGACCCGTCGGCTGCACCGCATCCAGAGCCGCCAGCTGGAGCCGATCGGGATCACTCCGGCCCAGTTCCGGCTGCTGCGGACGGTCGCGCAGTACGACGCGGCCCCCCGGATGGCGGATCTGGCCCAGCGCCTGGACGTCGTCCCGCGTGCCGTGACGACGCTGGTCGACGCCCTGGAGGCGAGCGGCCGGGTGCGCCGGGCCCCGGATCCCGACAGCCGCCGGGTGGTCCGCGTCGAAATCACGGACGAGGGGCGCGCCACCCTGCGGTCCCTGCGCAGCGCGCGCCGGGCGGCCGCGGAGGAGATCCTGGCTCCACTGACCGCCGATCAGCGCGAGGTGCTCGGCGGACTGCTGTCCGCCCTGGTCGACGGCATGCCGTCGCGCCCCTGCTGA
- the mltG gene encoding endolytic transglycosylase MltG, with protein MVNESPDARPRPRRRLRPTRRGRVVLVLGALLVVSAAVLIPLSLIGPDKGKQQETRRPSTLMIPEGRRASQVYEAVDQALDLKPGSTRKAASTVDLALPDQAEGNPEGYLFPATYPLDATTTPAGLLRYMADTARKHFAADQVTAGSQRNNVSVYDTVTIASIVQAEADTASDMGKVARVVYNRLLRDMPLQMDSTLNYALKRSTLDTSADDTRIDSPYNSYERKGLPPTPIGNPGEEALKAAISPTPGPWLYFVTVGPGDTRFTDSYDEQLKNVAEFNANRRAATTS; from the coding sequence ATGGTGAACGAGTCCCCGGACGCCCGCCCCCGCCCCCGCCGCAGACTCCGCCCGACGCGCCGAGGAAGGGTGGTCCTCGTCCTCGGGGCCCTGCTCGTCGTGTCGGCCGCCGTCCTGATCCCGCTGTCCCTCATCGGACCGGACAAGGGGAAGCAGCAGGAGACGCGGCGGCCGAGCACCCTGATGATCCCCGAGGGCCGTCGCGCCTCCCAGGTGTACGAAGCCGTCGACCAGGCGCTCGACCTGAAGCCCGGCAGCACGAGGAAGGCCGCGTCGACGGTCGACCTGGCTCTCCCCGACCAGGCCGAGGGCAACCCCGAGGGGTACCTCTTCCCGGCTACGTATCCACTCGACGCCACGACCACCCCCGCCGGGCTGCTGCGCTACATGGCGGACACCGCCCGCAAGCACTTCGCGGCGGACCAGGTCACCGCCGGATCCCAGCGCAACAACGTCTCCGTCTACGACACGGTCACGATCGCCAGCATCGTCCAGGCCGAGGCCGACACCGCATCCGACATGGGCAAGGTGGCCCGGGTCGTCTACAACCGGCTGCTCAGGGACATGCCCTTGCAGATGGACTCCACCCTCAACTACGCCCTGAAGCGCTCCACGCTGGACACCAGCGCCGACGACACCCGCATCGACAGCCCGTACAACAGCTACGAGCGCAAGGGGTTGCCGCCGACGCCCATCGGCAACCCGGGGGAGGAGGCCCTGAAGGCGGCCATCAGTCCCACCCCCGGCCCCTGGCTGTATTTCGTCACGGTCGGGCCCGGGGACACCCGGTTCACCGACAGCTATGACGAGCAGCTCAAGAACGTGGCGGAATTCAACGCCAACCGCCGGGCCGCCACGACGAGCTGA
- a CDS encoding ABC transporter ATP-binding protein: MKPDEPTWTPPPEAPDRPPAELRRILRLFRPYRGRLAVVGLLVGASSLVSVASPFLLREILDTAIPQGRTGLLTLLALGMILTAVMNGVFGVLQTLISTTVGQRVMHDLRTAVYTQLQRMPLAFFTRTRTGEVQSRIANDIGGMQATVTSTATSLVSNLTAVIATVVAMLALDWRLTVVSLLLLPVFVAISRRVGRERKKITTQRQKQMAAMAATVTESLSVSGILLGRTMGRSDSLTQGFAEESERLVDLEVRANLAGRWRMSTIGIVMAAMPAVIYWAAGLTLQSGATAVSLGTLVAFVTLQQGLFRPAVSLLSTGVQMQTSLALFQRIFEYLDLTVDITEPENPVRLEKIHGEIAFEDVDFSYDAKNGPTLTGIGVTVPAGGSLAVVGSTGSGKSTLSYLVPRLYDVTGGRVTLDGVDVRDLDFDTLARAVGVVSQETYLFHASVADNLRFAKPDATDEELVAAARAAQIHDHIASLPDGYDTLVGERGYRFSGGEKQRLAIARTILRDPPVLILDEATSALDTRTEHAVQEAIEALSAGRTTLTIAHRLSTVRDADQIVVLDGGRVAERGTHEELLERDGRYAELIRRDAHRAPIQVT; encoded by the coding sequence ATGAAACCCGACGAACCCACATGGACGCCCCCGCCCGAGGCTCCCGACCGGCCGCCCGCCGAGCTGCGCCGCATCCTCCGCCTCTTCCGTCCCTACCGCGGCCGTCTCGCCGTGGTCGGCCTACTGGTCGGCGCCTCCTCCCTGGTGTCGGTCGCCTCCCCGTTCCTGCTGCGCGAGATCCTGGACACCGCCATCCCGCAGGGGCGCACGGGGCTGCTGACCCTGCTGGCGCTCGGCATGATCCTCACCGCCGTGATGAACGGCGTCTTCGGCGTTCTGCAGACCCTGATCTCCACCACGGTCGGCCAGCGCGTCATGCACGATCTGCGCACCGCCGTCTACACCCAGCTCCAGCGGATGCCGCTCGCCTTCTTCACCCGCACGCGCACGGGCGAGGTCCAGTCCCGCATCGCCAACGACATCGGCGGCATGCAGGCGACGGTCACCTCCACGGCGACCTCGCTGGTCTCCAACCTCACGGCCGTCATCGCGACCGTCGTCGCCATGCTCGCGCTCGACTGGCGGCTCACCGTCGTCTCGCTGCTCCTGCTGCCCGTCTTCGTCGCGATCAGCCGCCGCGTCGGCCGGGAGCGCAAGAAGATCACCACCCAGCGCCAGAAACAGATGGCGGCGATGGCCGCCACGGTCACCGAGTCCCTCTCGGTCAGCGGCATCCTCCTCGGCCGCACCATGGGTCGCTCCGACTCCCTCACCCAGGGCTTCGCCGAGGAGTCCGAGCGCCTGGTCGACCTCGAAGTGCGCGCCAATCTGGCCGGACGCTGGCGGATGTCCACGATCGGCATCGTGATGGCCGCCATGCCCGCCGTCATCTACTGGGCGGCAGGCCTCACCCTCCAGTCCGGCGCCACCGCCGTCTCCCTCGGCACGCTCGTCGCCTTCGTCACGCTCCAGCAGGGGCTGTTCCGCCCGGCGGTCAGCCTGCTCTCCACCGGCGTGCAGATGCAGACCTCCCTCGCCCTCTTCCAGCGGATCTTCGAGTATCTCGACCTCACGGTCGACATCACCGAACCGGAGAACCCCGTCCGCCTGGAGAAGATCCACGGCGAGATCGCCTTCGAGGACGTCGACTTCAGCTACGACGCGAAGAACGGCCCCACCCTCACCGGTATCGGCGTGACGGTCCCCGCGGGCGGCAGCCTCGCGGTCGTCGGCTCCACCGGCTCCGGCAAGTCCACCCTGAGCTATCTGGTGCCCCGGCTGTACGACGTCACCGGCGGCCGGGTCACGCTCGACGGGGTCGACGTCCGCGACCTGGACTTCGACACCCTCGCCCGGGCGGTCGGCGTCGTCTCCCAGGAGACGTATCTCTTCCACGCCTCCGTCGCCGACAACCTGCGCTTCGCCAAGCCGGACGCCACCGACGAGGAGCTCGTGGCCGCCGCCCGCGCCGCACAGATCCACGACCACATCGCCTCCCTGCCCGACGGCTACGACACCCTGGTCGGTGAGCGCGGATACCGGTTCTCGGGCGGCGAGAAGCAGCGCCTGGCCATCGCCCGCACCATCCTGCGCGACCCGCCGGTGCTGATCCTCGACGAGGCGACCAGCGCGCTCGACACCCGTACGGAACACGCCGTGCAGGAAGCCATCGAGGCTTTGTCCGCCGGACGCACCACCCTCACCATCGCGCACCGCCTCTCCACCGTCCGCGACGCGGACCAGATCGTGGTGCTGGACGGCGGCCGGGTCGCCGAGCGGGGCACGCACGAGGAGCTGCTGGAGCGGGACGGCCGCTACGCGGAACTGATCCGCCGCGACGCCCACCGGGCTCCGATACAGGTCACCTGA
- a CDS encoding ABC transporter ATP-binding protein, which yields MQIRDLPYSDPGDPDVRSGPRFLFWLGRNQLAGQLKSLSWGLLHQLGIAGLPVTVGLAVQAVIDRSGGRLALAGGLILALGVMIAVGDTMLHRTAVTNWITAAARVQQLLARKTAELGAALTRRVAAGEVVAVSTGDVEKIGWFVEALSRFAAAATALVLICVGLVVYLPSLGVLVAIAMPVLALAVLPLLPRATRRADEQREKAGKATELASDTVAGLRVLRGIGGEELFLGRYRRASQEVRRAAVRSARMWALISAVQVLLPGILLISLVWYGATLARDGRVDVGQLVTVYSAATLMLFPLRHFEEIAMAYSFSRPSAQRAVRVLSLHRSSRDVTVEGVTPSGDLYDPATGLMAPQGQFTAVVCGDPDEAGRLAERLGGHAQSGEEDGADGKEGRPSAEVPSVLLGAVALDEIPLDAARAAVLVQDKDPVLLSGTLQELLDIPSSGVVTAEAALEAAQCGDVLSALAQASPDNEGDPMRTRITERGRSLSGGQRQRLALARSLVTDPEALVLDEPTSAVDSHTEARVAAGIAKLRRGRTTVAFASSPLLLDAADRVVLVHEGTVVAVGVHRELLRTEPRYRAVVTRETDEEAAASSALNDIEAVPAMKSIQEVEEKA from the coding sequence ATGCAGATTCGCGACCTTCCGTATTCGGATCCCGGCGACCCCGATGTCCGTTCGGGCCCCCGATTCCTGTTCTGGCTCGGGCGCAATCAGCTCGCGGGCCAGCTGAAGTCCCTCTCCTGGGGGCTGCTCCACCAGCTGGGCATCGCCGGTCTTCCGGTCACCGTGGGCCTCGCCGTCCAGGCCGTCATCGACCGCTCCGGCGGACGCCTCGCACTGGCCGGCGGTCTGATCCTGGCCCTCGGCGTCATGATCGCCGTCGGCGACACCATGCTCCACCGCACCGCCGTGACCAACTGGATCACCGCGGCCGCCCGGGTCCAGCAGTTGCTGGCCCGGAAGACCGCCGAGCTGGGCGCGGCGCTGACGCGCCGGGTCGCGGCCGGTGAGGTCGTCGCCGTCTCGACGGGTGACGTGGAGAAGATCGGCTGGTTCGTCGAGGCGCTCTCCCGCTTCGCGGCGGCCGCCACCGCCCTCGTGCTGATCTGCGTCGGCCTGGTCGTCTATCTCCCCTCCCTCGGCGTGCTGGTGGCGATCGCCATGCCGGTGCTCGCCCTGGCCGTCCTGCCACTGCTGCCCCGCGCCACCCGGCGCGCGGACGAACAGCGCGAGAAGGCCGGAAAGGCCACCGAGCTGGCCTCGGACACGGTCGCCGGGCTGCGGGTGCTGCGCGGCATCGGCGGCGAGGAGCTGTTCCTCGGCCGCTACCGCCGCGCCTCCCAGGAGGTCCGCAGGGCGGCGGTGCGCAGCGCGAGGATGTGGGCGCTGATCTCGGCGGTACAGGTGCTGCTGCCGGGCATCCTGCTGATCTCGCTGGTCTGGTACGGGGCGACGCTCGCCCGGGACGGCCGGGTCGACGTCGGCCAGCTGGTCACGGTCTACAGCGCGGCCACTCTGATGCTGTTCCCGCTGCGCCACTTCGAGGAGATCGCCATGGCGTACTCCTTCTCGCGGCCGTCCGCCCAGCGCGCGGTGCGGGTGCTGTCGCTGCACCGCAGCTCCCGGGACGTCACCGTCGAGGGCGTCACACCGTCCGGCGATCTCTACGACCCGGCGACCGGGCTGATGGCCCCCCAGGGGCAGTTCACGGCCGTGGTCTGCGGCGACCCGGACGAGGCGGGACGGCTGGCCGAACGGCTCGGCGGACACGCGCAGAGCGGCGAAGAGGACGGCGCGGACGGGAAGGAGGGGAGGCCGTCGGCGGAGGTTCCGTCGGTACTGCTCGGCGCGGTCGCCCTGGACGAGATCCCGCTGGACGCCGCCCGGGCCGCGGTGCTGGTCCAGGACAAGGACCCGGTGCTGCTGTCCGGCACGCTCCAGGAGCTGCTGGACATCCCGTCCTCGGGCGTGGTCACCGCGGAGGCGGCGTTGGAGGCGGCCCAGTGCGGGGATGTGCTGAGTGCCCTGGCGCAGGCCTCCCCCGACAATGAGGGGGACCCCATGCGGACCCGGATCACCGAACGAGGCCGGTCCCTGTCCGGCGGTCAGCGCCAGCGGCTCGCGCTGGCCCGGTCGCTGGTCACCGACCCGGAGGCGCTGGTGCTGGACGAGCCGACCTCCGCGGTCGACTCGCACACCGAAGCACGGGTCGCCGCCGGGATCGCGAAGCTGCGCCGGGGCCGTACGACGGTCGCGTTCGCCTCGTCCCCGCTGCTGCTGGACGCCGCCGACCGGGTGGTCCTCGTCCACGAGGGCACCGTGGTCGCCGTCGGGGTCCACCGCGAACTGCTGCGCACCGAACCGCGCTACCGGGCGGTCGTCACCCGCGAGACCGACGAGGAGGCCGCCGCGTCGAGCGCCCTGAACGACATCGAAGCGGTCCCCGCCATGAAGAGCATCCAGGAAGTCGAGGAAAAGGCATGA
- a CDS encoding NAD(P)-binding domain-containing protein, whose translation MRELDVVVIGAGQAGLSAAFHLRRAGLEPDDGFVVLDHAPRPGGAWQFRWPSLTYGKVHGMHALPGMELTGADPDRPSSEVIGAYFAAYEERFGLRVHRPVEVSAVREGPGGRLLVETSEGTYAPRALINATGTWDRPFWPRYPGQETFRGRQLHTVNYPGPEEFAGQRVLVVGGGASGTQHLMEIAGHAAATFWVTRSEPVFREGPFTEEWGRSAVAMVEERVRNGLPPRSVVSVTGLPVTDAVRRAREQGVLDRLPMFDRITPSGAEWDDGRSVEADVILWATGFRPAVDHLAPLRLREPGGGIRAEDTRAVRDRRVHLVGYGPSASTIGANRAGRTAVRSVMRLLEEAGRRRNAERAGAVAP comes from the coding sequence GTGCGCGAGCTGGACGTGGTCGTGATCGGCGCGGGTCAGGCGGGGCTGTCCGCCGCCTTTCATCTGCGCCGTGCCGGGCTGGAGCCGGACGACGGCTTCGTCGTGCTGGACCACGCGCCCCGGCCGGGGGGCGCATGGCAGTTCCGCTGGCCCTCACTGACGTACGGCAAGGTCCATGGGATGCACGCGCTGCCGGGCATGGAACTGACCGGCGCGGACCCCGACCGGCCCTCGTCGGAGGTGATCGGCGCGTACTTCGCCGCGTACGAGGAGCGCTTCGGTCTGCGGGTGCACCGGCCGGTCGAGGTGAGCGCCGTACGGGAGGGGCCCGGCGGGCGGTTGCTCGTGGAGACGTCCGAGGGGACGTACGCCCCGCGGGCCCTGATCAACGCGACCGGCACCTGGGACCGTCCGTTCTGGCCGCGCTACCCGGGCCAGGAGACCTTCCGGGGGCGGCAGTTGCACACGGTGAACTATCCGGGGCCGGAGGAGTTCGCGGGGCAGCGGGTCCTGGTGGTCGGGGGCGGCGCGTCCGGTACGCAGCATCTGATGGAGATCGCCGGGCACGCGGCCGCCACCTTCTGGGTGACCCGCAGCGAACCGGTCTTCCGCGAGGGGCCGTTCACCGAGGAGTGGGGGCGGTCGGCCGTGGCGATGGTGGAGGAGCGGGTACGCAACGGGCTACCGCCGCGCAGTGTCGTCAGCGTGACCGGGCTCCCCGTCACCGACGCGGTACGGCGCGCCCGTGAGCAGGGGGTGCTGGACCGGCTGCCGATGTTCGACCGGATCACCCCGTCCGGGGCGGAGTGGGACGACGGCCGGAGCGTCGAGGCGGACGTGATCCTGTGGGCCACCGGGTTCCGGCCCGCAGTCGACCATCTGGCGCCGCTGCGGCTGCGCGAGCCGGGCGGCGGTATCCGGGCCGAGGACACCCGTGCGGTACGCGACCGGCGCGTCCACCTGGTCGGGTACGGGCCGTCCGCCAGCACCATCGGCGCCAATCGCGCGGGGCGCACCGCCGTCCGGTCGGTCATGCGGCTGCTGGAGGAGGCCGGCCGCCGGCGGAATGCGGAGAGGGCCGGGGCGGTGGCTCCCTGA
- a CDS encoding FAD-linked oxidase C-terminal domain-containing protein codes for MEFRAADEAGQETFERAADAVVSGLDLVAPAASVTNAFTRDAAAIAGYWTARKAFVAAVGGSRPAGTTLITEDFAVPPARLADACEALLELQSRHGFDAAVAGHAAHGNLHFLLAFDAAEPGDVERYDAFMQEFCALVVDRFDGSLKAEHATGRNIAPFLEREWGPRATELMWRTKRLIDPAGCSPRGSCWTGTRRPICGG; via the coding sequence GTGGAGTTCCGGGCGGCCGACGAGGCGGGGCAGGAGACGTTCGAGCGGGCGGCGGACGCGGTGGTCTCCGGGCTGGACCTGGTCGCCCCGGCCGCGTCCGTGACCAACGCGTTCACCCGGGACGCCGCCGCGATCGCCGGGTACTGGACGGCCCGCAAGGCGTTCGTCGCGGCGGTCGGCGGGTCCCGGCCCGCGGGCACCACCCTGATCACGGAGGACTTCGCGGTGCCGCCCGCCCGGCTGGCCGACGCCTGCGAAGCGCTGCTGGAGCTCCAGTCGCGCCACGGGTTCGACGCCGCCGTCGCCGGTCATGCCGCGCACGGCAATCTGCACTTCCTGCTGGCCTTCGACGCGGCGGAACCGGGCGACGTCGAGCGGTACGACGCGTTCATGCAGGAGTTCTGCGCCCTCGTCGTGGACCGGTTCGACGGGTCGCTCAAGGCGGAGCACGCCACCGGACGCAACATCGCCCCGTTCCTGGAGCGGGAGTGGGGCCCGCGCGCCACGGAGCTGATGTGGCGCACCAAGCGGCTCATCGACCCGGCGGGGTGCTCGCCCCGCGGATCGTGCTGGACCGGGACCCGACGGCCCATCTGCGGGGGCTGA
- a CDS encoding ABC transporter ATP-binding protein, whose protein sequence is MIGVAPPAYDPAAPESATTLPVGTPTTVRNYVRSLLRRHRRAFAVLVGVNAVAVIASITGPYLLGGLVEDLSSGVTDLHLERTVAVFALALVIQTLFTRSMRLRGAMLGEEMLADLREDFLVRSVGLPPGVLERAGTGDLLSRITTDIDRLANAMREAVPQLAIGVVWAGLLLGAMAVTAPPLALAVLVALPVLIVGCRWYFRRAPSAYRSEAAGYAAVAAMLAETVDAGRTVEAHRLGGRRVAMSDRRIEQWTAWERYTLFLRSVLFPVINATYVTILGAVLLLGGWFVLEGWITVGQLTTGALLAQMMVDPIGLILRWYDELQVAQVSLARLVGVREIEPDAGEAEIGPDGRKVRADDVRFGYREGVDVLHKVSLDVAPGTRLALVGPSGAGKSTLGRLLAGVYAPRTGEVTLGGAELSRMTAERVREHVALVNQEHHVFVGSLRDNLRLARDGAKDAELWASLAAVDADGWARALDEGLETEVGSGGFALTPAQAQQIALARLVLADPHTLVLDEATSLLDPRAARHLERSLARVLEGRTVIAIAHRLHTAHDADVIAVVEDGRISELGSHDELVAADGAYASLWRSWHG, encoded by the coding sequence ATGATCGGCGTCGCACCCCCGGCGTACGACCCCGCCGCCCCGGAGTCGGCCACCACGCTGCCCGTGGGCACGCCGACGACCGTACGGAACTACGTACGGAGTCTGCTGCGGCGGCACCGCAGGGCGTTCGCCGTCCTGGTAGGGGTCAACGCGGTGGCGGTGATCGCTTCGATCACCGGGCCGTATCTGCTGGGCGGACTGGTGGAGGACCTGTCCAGCGGGGTCACCGACCTGCATCTGGAGCGCACGGTCGCGGTCTTCGCGCTCGCGCTGGTGATCCAGACCCTGTTCACCCGCAGCATGCGGCTGCGCGGGGCGATGCTGGGCGAGGAGATGCTCGCGGACCTGCGCGAGGACTTCCTCGTACGGTCCGTGGGGCTGCCGCCGGGCGTCCTGGAGCGGGCCGGGACCGGCGATCTGCTGTCCCGGATCACCACGGACATCGACCGGCTGGCGAACGCGATGCGGGAGGCCGTGCCGCAGCTGGCGATCGGTGTCGTGTGGGCCGGGCTGCTGCTCGGCGCGATGGCCGTGACCGCTCCCCCGCTGGCGCTGGCCGTGCTGGTCGCGCTGCCGGTGCTGATCGTCGGCTGCCGCTGGTACTTCCGCCGGGCCCCCTCGGCGTACCGCTCGGAGGCCGCCGGTTACGCGGCCGTCGCCGCGATGCTCGCGGAGACCGTGGACGCCGGGCGGACCGTGGAGGCGCACCGCCTCGGCGGCCGCCGGGTGGCCATGTCGGACCGGCGGATCGAGCAGTGGACGGCGTGGGAAAGGTACACACTCTTCCTGCGCTCGGTCCTGTTCCCCGTCATCAACGCGACGTACGTGACGATCCTCGGCGCGGTTCTGCTGCTCGGCGGCTGGTTCGTGCTGGAGGGGTGGATCACGGTCGGGCAGTTGACGACGGGGGCGTTGCTGGCCCAGATGATGGTCGACCCGATCGGGCTGATCCTGCGCTGGTACGACGAGCTCCAGGTGGCCCAGGTATCGCTGGCCCGGCTGGTCGGCGTTCGGGAGATCGAGCCGGACGCGGGTGAGGCCGAGATCGGCCCGGACGGCCGGAAGGTGCGGGCGGACGACGTCCGCTTCGGGTACCGGGAGGGCGTCGACGTCCTGCACAAGGTGTCGCTCGACGTGGCTCCGGGCACCCGGCTCGCCCTGGTCGGGCCCTCGGGCGCGGGAAAGTCGACGCTGGGCCGGCTGCTGGCCGGGGTCTACGCCCCGCGCACCGGCGAGGTGACACTCGGCGGGGCGGAGCTGTCGCGGATGACGGCGGAGCGGGTCCGCGAGCATGTGGCCCTGGTCAACCAGGAACACCACGTCTTCGTCGGCTCGCTCCGGGACAATCTGCGCCTGGCCCGCGACGGGGCAAAGGACGCGGAGCTGTGGGCCTCGCTGGCCGCGGTCGACGCGGACGGGTGGGCGAGGGCCCTGGACGAGGGGCTGGAGACCGAGGTCGGTTCGGGCGGTTTCGCGCTGACCCCGGCGCAGGCCCAGCAGATCGCGCTGGCCCGTCTCGTGCTGGCCGATCCGCACACGCTGGTGCTGGACGAGGCGACGTCCCTGCTGGACCCGCGGGCGGCCCGCCATCTGGAGCGTTCACTCGCCCGGGTCCTGGAGGGCCGCACGGTGATCGCGATCGCGCACCGGCTGCACACCGCGCACGACGCGGATGTGATCGCGGTGGTGGAGGACGGCCGGATCAGCGAGCTGGGCAGCCACGACGAACTGGTCGCGGCGGACGGCGCGTACGCGTCGCTGTGGCGGTCCTGGCACGGGTGA